In Desulfosudis oleivorans Hxd3, the DNA window GAGATAGAAAAAAAAATAACGGCCCGCACCCGGGCCATTATTCCCGTTCATATAGCCGGCCGGCCCTGCCCCATGGATGAAATTCATGCCCTGGCAAAAAGCCACGGGCTGTTTGTGATAGAAGACGCGGCCCACGCCATCGGCGCCGCCTACAAAGACAGGAAAATCGGTACCATCAGCGACACCACCTGTTTCAGCTTCTACCCCATCAAAAACATGACCACCGGTGAAGGGGGGCTGGTGGCAACCGACAACGATGCGCTGGCGGAAAAAATAAGGATATACAGCCTGCACGGCATCAACACTGACGCCTGGCAACGGCAGGCGCACGGCTCCCAAGCCCAGGGGGAGGTGATTTTCCCGGGATTCAAGTACAACATGAGCGACATTCAGGCGGCCATCGGCCTTCCGCAACTGGACCGGCTGGAATGGGCCATTGAACAGAGAAAGAACATCTCCGAACAGTACGACGACGCCTTCACCGGGCTGCCGGGTCTTTCCCGGCCCCGGGCCATTGACGGTGTCCGGGATGCCTGTCACCTCTATATCATTATTCTGGATGTTGAAAAACTGGCGATTGACCGAAACCAATTCCGCAAAGCCCTGCTCATGGAAAACATCCACACAGGGGTCCATTTTTTCCCCCTGCACCAGCAGCCCTATTACCGGAACCGGTTCGGCTTTAAAAAAGAGGATTTCCCCCACGCCGCCTATATCGGGGACCGGATCGTGTCGCTGCCCCTGTATCCGAAAATGACCCGGCAAGACGTGGATACGGTGATTCAGGCGGTTACCCGGCTGATCCGTTTTTATCAAAAAGCATGACACCGGTTGTCATTATTTTTTTTATGGACAGCACCGGCCGGCAACCCACGGGACTCCAGCAATGCCCGCGACAACAATACCTGCAATGCTGCTGAAAAGACACGCCATTCATGTTGTAATAGTGGCCCTGCCCTTTCTGATGTTTCACTGGATGGCTCCCTTTGTCAGCGACCTGGCGCCGGGCCTTGACTATATTCGTTATCGTATATGGCCTCAGGCGGAACTCCTGTTTGCCGTTCGTTCCGGCACCTTTCCGCTTTATACGCACTGGGTGATGGGTGGCATGCCGAGTGTGGCAGGCGTGGGGCTTGCCCAGGGCTACCTGCCATTTCCTTACGTCCTGGCCCTGCTGCCGGGGTATGGCACCGGCAGTGCCCTGCAGTGGAACCTCCTGCTGGACCTTTTCATTCTCGCGGCGGCCCATGTCGCAATGTTTCGTTTTTTACGAAAAACCGGCCTGGCCGGGGGCCTGGCCTTTTTCATCAGTATGGTCACCGTCTATTCCCCGCGCATCCTGCTTTCTTTTATATACGGCGCCGCCCTGCACACCTGGGCCGCTCAGATTCTTCTCTGCAGCGCCATCGGTTGTTACTACCTGCACGCCACCCGATGGAAAGGCCCGCTTTTCATCATCGCCGCCGCCTACTGGGTCATCAACTCCGGGAATCCACCGGAAGCCTATTATGGCATGCTGGCAGCCACCCTGTTCGTCCTGTTGCTGCCATACGCCATGGCCTCACACGAGCCCGGCAACAAGGTCGATACGCTTAAAGCCAGGATGGCCTTCTGGGGAAAAACAGGAGCGTTTATCGTCACAGCCATTCTGCTGTCGGCCGCCTACCTGTTGCCCCTTTATTTCGATATGGTGCGCAAAACATGGTTCCCCCATCAGAGCTATGAACAAATATCCTATTTTCTGGAGACGCCCATCGGGCTGATCAGTAATTTTTTTCTGCCGCTGCGGCCCCTGTTTGCCGCCAACTTTTCAGGAACCCCGCTTTATCTCGCGGTCATGCTGGTACCGGTCCTGTTCCTGCTGCGAGTCAAACTTCCAAAATTCATCGCTGTGCTCTGGGTCCTTGTCATCATCATCGGCCTGCACGCCCTGGGGCCTTTAACACCGGTCCACCGCCTGGCATGGGAATATCTGCCACTGGCATCTTCCATACGAACCCCGACCCGTATCTGCATGATGCTGCCCGTTCTGTTTATTCTGCCGCTGGTCTGGCTGTTTACCACCACGCCTTCCCGCGGCAACACGCCCCTGAAAAAGCAGCCGCTCTTTCTGCTTGCCATGGCCGCCATCGTCCTGACCCTGCTCTACCTGCTGATGGTTCCGCGGGCCGTGAAGATGAGTATAGGCGAAACCCCAAAAATCAATTTACAGCACATCCCCTCATGGGTGGAACCTGCGTCCACGGTTCTGGGGCTGGCTTCCCTGGTCATGGCAGGGCTTTATGCCGCGTGCCGCCGGTTCAAAAAAGAAACGGTCCTGCTGCTGTGCATTGCCGGTGTTCTTCATCTCGGCATCCTCCTTCGATACGGCCCCTTTCCCGCCAGCCGGATAGAACCCGGAGACCTGCGCACCTATACTGAACTTGCCGCTGAAAAAAGGCAAACCATCAACGCGTTTCCGAACCATTTCTATCCCATCGGCCAATTTATTTACATGGACGTCATCACCCAGGCGAAAAATTACATGGTGGAGCCGTTTCTGGGAAAAATATACAGAACATGGACCTCCGTCAACAGCCGCGATGCGGCATACGACCTGCTGAACCGGGGCCGAACCCCGGATATGGTTGTGATGGAAAACTATTCAGAACCGCAGACGCCGACAGCAACGCTCTCCTCACCCGATCTGCCACCGGACACGGTCAACCTGACCTACAGTTCCTGCAACCGCCTGATTTTCAGAACACAGGCCGCGTTGCCGTGCGTTTTTGCCACATCCCTTGCCCACACCGGCCACTGGCGCGCCTGGGTCAACAAAAAACCGGCGCCGATTTACCGGTCCAACGGCTATGCCTGCGCGGTATCCATACCAAAGGGCGCAAGCACGGTTGAATTCCGCTACTGGAGTCCCGCCGCGTTCTGGGGCATGGCAATCAGTTGCGCCACTCTGGCCCTTCTGGGCATCATCGCCGCCGCTTTCGGCGTAAAAAAAACCGGGAGGCGCGTCCTGGCCGGCCTCGTTGCCGCAGGGGCACTGGGCCTTTTTTTTCTGTGGCATGACAGCCTCTACTCAGGGAAAAATCTTCACACCCGGTACGAATGGATATCCCCACCCGTCCACAGGCCACAAAACCTTGCCTTTGGTAAACCCACCCAGATGTCCAGCAGCAGCCGGTCTCATACGTTTACCCACGACAGCGCATGCGCGGTGGACGGCGACACATCTGTGGCGTCCTGTTGCCTGACCCACTTTGAGCCCAATCCCGCCTGGGAGGTAGACCTGAAATGTGTTCGAAAGATTGAAGAAATTCTATTGCATATAACCTTACAGGGAGAATATTACGACAAAGTCCTGCCGCATACGCCGGGCAACACAAAGCAGATATGGGAAAAAGGTATTCTTGTTGTCAAAAAACAGCCGGAACTTTTTAATGGTCTGCCCCTGACCGTAGCCATATCAACGGATCGAACAGACTGGCAGGCCACATTGATTCACGCAATTGACACCAGAGCCCCCCTGCATCTGAAACTGGATACACCTGTAGACGCCCGTTATATCCGGATTTTCGCATCCGGCAAATCCAGGCTCTGTTTAAACGAGGTGGAGGTGTATGGCGCTTTTTCAGCGCCCCCTGCCTGTGACAACAACGGACAGCGTGGCGACGGTCAGCTCAAAGGGGCCGCACACCACGTTACAAACGGGTCGTAATCCAGAGACGCGCCAGGGTCCACAGGCTTTCGGCCAGATGGCGCCGCCCCATCTTGGACGTGCCGTAACGACGGGGCTGAACCACCACGGGCACGTCAACAATCTTTACGCCCTTTTTTGCCAGCACAAACAGACTTTCAAAAAAGAAGGCATAGCCGAAGGCCTGAATTGGAGAGAACAGGCCTTGATCGATATGATTCAGCCGATAGACCCGAAATGCACCGGTAGCGTCATGGGGCAGGTTCAGCAGCCGTTGCGTGGCCCAGTGACCGAAACGGGACAACCCCTCTCGCCACCGGCTCCAGCCTTCGAACCCGCCGGTTTCAACAAACCGGGATCCCACCACCACATCCGCCTCCCTGGCAGCCAAGAGCAGCACCGGAACGGCCTCCGGTGGATGGGTAAAATCCGCGTCCATGGTCACCAGCAGGCTGTAGCCCTGTTTATAAGCAAATGCGATGGCCTCCAGGTGGGCGCTGCCGATTCCTTTTTTGCAAGGGCGGTGAATAACCCGGATAGCGGAGTTGGCGGCCGCCAGTTTGTCAAGGATGCGGCCGGTGCAGTCGGGCGAGGCGTCGTCAATAAACAGGATGTCGGGATGCAGGTTCAGCGCGCCCAGCCGGGCAGCCATTTCGCCGATGTTGCCGGCTTCATTATAAGTAGGAATAAAAATCAGAAGATTGCCGTACCCGTCACCGTTCATGGAAAGCCCCTTTCTGAAGCCGGCCCCGCCCGCCATCGGACGCCTCTTGATGTGAAGCCGACCCTGAAGGTTAAGCCTTTTGCGTAACCCCGTCAAGAGACCCGACGCCGTCATCCCCGGTCAGCGGGACAATCAGCGGATTGCCGGTAACGGCAAAACAGGCGGACCGGACAAAAATGGGCGCCCGGTGACAAATTGCGTCTCGCACCCGGGGGGCACGGGCGTTGCCAATGGCCTCGCGTAAAATAAAAAATAATAATAAAATCATGTATTTTTAACGACTTCGGCTTAAACCGGTCTTCTGGTATGGTTTTTGCCGTTTACTATAGATATGGGCGGTATAAGTGTTTGCGACACACCGGCCCGGCGCCAACAAAAACATATCTTTTTCTTGACATCAGGGTTGAGTGTTGATAGGTTTTCCTGGAAAAAGTAAACACTGTTTGCAAGGACAAATAGAATTTTTATGCCTTCAACTATTTTTCTTTCAAGGAGAGGCCCGTTGAACCGATCCCCCTCTCGCGTCCGTAATCACCTGCTGCACCGCCTCTGTATCGGGCCGGCACTCTGTCTGTGTCTGGTGCTGTGCACAAGCCCGGCCCTCTTTGCGGGCATGGCGGTAATGACCGACAGCCAGCTTTCCAAGGTGGAGGGCGGCGATATCGTTAAAATCGATATCAGCGATCCGGGAGAGTTTTACGGGGGCGCGAACAATATCACAATTGTTCGTTTTTCCTCGGACATCTATGTGGAAAACTACGGTGAGCTGGGCGTCATGAAGATGGGCAACTACGTCCGCACCAACGCCGAGCTGGGAAACCTGGCCGGCCTGGGATCTGAAGCCCCCATCATCCGCTACAGCACAGACTATGGTACGGACCTGGACCGAAGCCCCGGAAAAGTGCGGACCAACAGCGGCCACCCGGCGCCCGGACAGACGACCGAGGCCCCTTATGTCGGCGCGGTGGGAACGTACATCAACAACTTTGGCCTCAGCACCGGCCCGGATTGGACCGAGTGGGACGTCAACTGGGAAAAGGTGCGCATGGGCGGCGAGCCGGACAACCCGCTTCAGGTTTACGGGGTTATCATGCGGGCCGAGTTCTCCGATTTCGGCACCACAAACCAGGAGCTGCGCCGTCTGGTGGTGGGTTCCAACAAGCTGTTCGGCTATTCCGGCGCCCGGCCCCTGGTGACCTCCGGATGGCTCAACTCGTCCATGGCCGATCTGAACCGGAGTATCGCGGCGCTGGGGGACGCGGGCAACGCGGTGTTCCAGCTGCAGCGGGACTGCATGATGGACCAGTACTGGCGAATATCCTCCCTTAACTTCAACCCCAACGACGTCGGTGATCATGGCTCGTTTCGAGATTTTTTCTTCAACACGGACCTGAATACGGTCAACGCGGGAAACGGGGACTTTGCCGGCACCTTTCGCATGCAGAACCACGGCTTTTTTGTCAGCATGGACCTGACCGACAGACGCTACTCGGGCTGGAACCTGATCGGCGGCGTGAACGAATACCAGTACTGGCCCAACTTTGAGGACGCGGGTGGTAACTATGCCAACGTCATTTCGTTTACCCACAATCCATAGGGTTAAAATGGGAATAAAACAGCCCTTCACATTTGTCTTGACGGTGCTGGCTCTGTTGTTCTGCCTGGGCAACGGCGCGCTGGCCTTGAATATTCTTACCGACAACGAGATGACCCGCATCTCCGGCCACGCCGGCATTAACATAGTGGCCGATGATCTCAAACTGCGTATGGAAGGCGGCACTACAACGCTGAACCTGAATCCCGACCGGTCTGGCGGCCATTACCTGAGAATTGTGGATGACGGCAACAGCGTTCTTGTTACGGGCGCTTACCGCGACAGTGACAGCGTGGCCCTCACCATCGGCAGCGGCACCACCGATACCGCCACTGCCCACTCGTGGCAGCCGGCCACCGTTGACATGCACATGAAGCTGGACGTGGGAGATGACGGCACCCGTACCGCCCTCAACCTGGCCCTCTACAACTGGGAAGCGGACATGTACCTGAAAGCAGACATGCTTCAGGCCAATACCAGCACCAGGACCAATGACCTGTTCGGCCTGAATGTGGGTGAAATCAACTTTGCCGACAACGGCGCCAACCCCTCCATGTACATGAAAATCGCCTCCCATGACTCAGGCACCGGCATCTCCGGCGAACTGGGCATGAAACTGCTGATTGACACCATCGGGTTTACCGGTATCAACCGGTCCACCCCCGCTAATCCCACCACCGGGAGCGCCTATGGTGAGGGGCTGCTGTTCTGCCAGGCATTTTCCGACAATGCCAGCGCCACGCATCTCGGTGGCAACTGGTCCACCGACTACTGGCTGGCCAACACCGCCTCGGGCATGTGGACCATGGGCAACCTGGATGTACAGCCCCTCACCCTGGATGTAACCACCTATAACAACAATCAGTATATTATTATGACCATTCAGGGCCACTTCACCAAACGGTTCACCTATCCGGATATGGGATCGACAAACATTGGCTCAAACACGGTATGGGGCCACGATGACGATGGCAATGGCGATATCACGGCAGCTGAAATGAACATAAACGTCAATCCAAACTCATCGACCTACAATGCGGACAACACCTGGGATAACGTCCTGGGCGAGGTACGGCTGGAACGGGTGGTGGCCTATGTGGACGGTGCGAACCGCAACATCGGGGGCCTCTCTCTGGAAGACCTGGCCATGGAACGCACCTACATGGTGATGACCCCGGATGGAGATCCCTACTCCGGCCACATCTATTCCACCAACGCCCTGAACCCGGGTGGCCTGGAAACCGAACTGCCCACGGCGGGCGGTGTCAACGGCAGGGGCGCTCAAGATACCACCTCCGCCAACTGGAATAATATTAAGTAACTGCCAGAGTCAAGGTGTCCTTGTTCTCCCATGCCCGTTTTGTAAAACCCGCTGTTTTCATTGCCGCCCTTCTTGCGCTGGCTGTGTGTGCCGTTTATATTCAGACCCTTTCCTTTTCCTTTATCGGATTTGACGACCCCGACCTGATCATCAACAATATCCATGTGCGGGCCGGCCTGACAGCAGACAGTCTGGCCTGGGCCTTTGGATCGGCCTGGCGGGAGAATGTGTTTTTCTATCCGTTGGCCATCGTCTCCCACATGGCAGACGTTTCCCTGTTCGGCCTTGACGCCGGGGGCCACCATCTTTCCAGCATGGTGCTTCACGCCGGTACGGTGCTGGGGCTCTTTTTTCTGCTTTTCTCCCTCACCGGCGCTGCCTGGCGATCCGGTTTCGTGGCCGGTGTCTTTGCCGTTCACCCCCTGCCCGCCGACTCCGTGGCCTGGGTGGCAGAGCGGTCCAATGTGCTGTGCGCTCTTTTCTGGATGGCAACCATGCTGGCCTATGTGGGCTATTGCCGGGCCGGCCGGCGCAAACCCGCCTGGTATCTTTTCTGCCTGGTTCTTTTTGTCCTGGCCCTGCTGGCCAAGCCGGTCGCCGTGACCCTGCCGGTGGTCCTGCTGGCCGCCGACTGGCTGGTGCTGGACCGCTTCAAAAAAAACCCGGCAACCGGCCGGCAACCAGGCTTTTGGCCGGTGCTGGGTGAAAAAATTCCCTTTCTGGTGCTTGCGGGCCTGCGGGCCGGCGTCAACATTGTCGTACCCGTGGCCACCGGCACCGCCGTCTCCGCCGCCCACACGCCAACAGGACTTCGTTTCGCCAACGGCCTGGCCGTGATTCCGGTCTATATCCGCCGGCTGTTTGCGCCGTATGATCTGTCGATCTATTATCCTTTTCCCGGCACCGTCGCGCTGTGGAAACCTGCTGCGGCCCTGTTGCTGCTGGCCGTTGTCACGGCCCTGCTGTTTTACCTGCGGCGCAAAAAATCACTGGTGCTGTTCGGCTGGCTCTGGTTCCTGACGGTTCTGGTCCCGACGCTTGGCCTGATCCAGTCCGGGCCCTGGCCGGCCATGGCCGACCATTTTGTCTACCTTCCCATGATCGGCCTGATTCTGGCAGCCACCTGGCTTGTGCCGGAAGAATGGACCTCCCCCGGCGCAGGGCCGGCCAGATATGTGTCGATCATCGCCATTGCCGTGGTTGTGGCGACGGGTGTGGCCGGCTTTTTTCATACACGGCACTACAGAAACTCCATCACGATTTTTGAGCAGGCCGTAAAAGTGACAGGCCGCAATTTTTTCGCCCTGACCGGCCTGGGCAACGCCTACGCGGAACAGGGCCGGCCGGACAAAGCGGAAGTTTTTTTCAAAAAGGCCCTGCTCCTTCAGCCCGGCTCGCCCGGGGCCCACGCCAATCTCGGGCTGGTTGCCGCTGCTCAGGGGGCGGAACAAAAAGCAAAAACCCACTTTACCGCGGCCCTGGCCGTTGACCCCTTCTTTGCCCCGGCCCATGTCGGTATGGGTAACCTGCTGCTGGCCGCCGGCCGGCCCGAAGCCGCCATATTCCACTACCAGCAGGCCCTGGCCACCGATCCGGACCTGGTATCGGCCCACAACAACCTCGCCCTGGCCCTGGCCGCATCAGGCGCAACAGACAAAGCCCTCAACCACCTCCACAAGACAATCCCGCGCTTTCCCCACCGCCCCGAGCTTCGCCGGACCCTTGCCCGCCTGCTGGCGCGGACCGGGGCCCGGCGATAAAACAGTGGCGGCATGCCGATCCTTTC includes these proteins:
- a CDS encoding polyprenol monophosphomannose synthase; protein product: MAGGAGFRKGLSMNGDGYGNLLIFIPTYNEAGNIGEMAARLGALNLHPDILFIDDASPDCTGRILDKLAAANSAIRVIHRPCKKGIGSAHLEAIAFAYKQGYSLLVTMDADFTHPPEAVPVLLLAAREADVVVGSRFVETGGFEGWSRWREGLSRFGHWATQRLLNLPHDATGAFRVYRLNHIDQGLFSPIQAFGYAFFFESLFVLAKKGVKIVDVPVVVQPRRYGTSKMGRRHLAESLWTLARLWITTRL
- a CDS encoding tetratricopeptide repeat protein, translating into MSLFSHARFVKPAVFIAALLALAVCAVYIQTLSFSFIGFDDPDLIINNIHVRAGLTADSLAWAFGSAWRENVFFYPLAIVSHMADVSLFGLDAGGHHLSSMVLHAGTVLGLFFLLFSLTGAAWRSGFVAGVFAVHPLPADSVAWVAERSNVLCALFWMATMLAYVGYCRAGRRKPAWYLFCLVLFVLALLAKPVAVTLPVVLLAADWLVLDRFKKNPATGRQPGFWPVLGEKIPFLVLAGLRAGVNIVVPVATGTAVSAAHTPTGLRFANGLAVIPVYIRRLFAPYDLSIYYPFPGTVALWKPAAALLLLAVVTALLFYLRRKKSLVLFGWLWFLTVLVPTLGLIQSGPWPAMADHFVYLPMIGLILAATWLVPEEWTSPGAGPARYVSIIAIAVVVATGVAGFFHTRHYRNSITIFEQAVKVTGRNFFALTGLGNAYAEQGRPDKAEVFFKKALLLQPGSPGAHANLGLVAAAQGAEQKAKTHFTAALAVDPFFAPAHVGMGNLLLAAGRPEAAIFHYQQALATDPDLVSAHNNLALALAASGATDKALNHLHKTIPRFPHRPELRRTLARLLARTGARR